One window from the genome of Nicotiana tomentosiformis chromosome 5, ASM39032v3, whole genome shotgun sequence encodes:
- the LOC138892110 gene encoding uncharacterized protein, with product MKEGESIEEMFSRFNKIIGDLKAFGRPRSSDEQVQNILRSLPTTWQTKVVALESQDLDKLSYDELRGDLIAFEKTHLNKRGQEEKKKTIAFKTTTEGYKNDNDDDDNAEALEEANAMVSRNMNVLVRKYRNTKKGKISSRRTRQLNEQDKNYGKFFECRKYGHIQAECPELKRKVSKGFTKNKFFGSWSDEDNSEHEEIANLYFMTILENDMNNYSCC from the coding sequence ATGAAAGAAGGTGAATCCATCGAAGAGATGTTCTCACGATTCAATAAAATCATTGGAGATCTGAAAGCTTTTGGTAGACCACGCTCCAGTGATGAACAAGTTCAAAATATTCTAAGAAGCTTGCCCACTACGTGGCAGACAAAGGTAGTTGCACTTGAATCTCAAGATCTGGATAaactatcatatgatgaactacGTGGAGACCTTATAGCTTTTGAGAAGACACATCTCAACAAACGTGGccaggaagaaaagaagaaaactaTAGCTTTCAAAACCACGACTGAAGGATACAAAaatgacaatgatgatgatgataatgcaGAGGCACTGGAAGAAGCAAATGCCATGGTTTCAAGAAATATGAATGTACTGGTGAGGAAATACAGAAATacaaaaaagggaaaaatatcATCTAGAAGAACCAGACAATTAAATGAACAAgacaaaaattatggaaaattctttgaatgtagaaaatatggtcatattcaagctgaATGCCCAGAGCTAAAAAGGAAAGTCTCTAAGGGGTTTACCAAGAACAAATTCTTCGGAAGCTGGAGTGATGAAGACAACTCAGAACATGAAGAAATAGCAAATTTATACTTTATGACCATATTGGAAAATGATATGAACAACTACTCTTGTTGCTAG